A single Triticum dicoccoides isolate Atlit2015 ecotype Zavitan chromosome 2A, WEW_v2.0, whole genome shotgun sequence DNA region contains:
- the LOC119352442 gene encoding E3 ubiquitin-protein ligase PUB23-like: MEEVEVPSYFVCPITLDVMRDPVTLPTGITYDRHAIHRWLRLAASCPLTKLPVAPDCEPTPNHTLCRLIRSWCALHRPDDAVDHTMKSAPADCARLAALVSRLADAKNKRPSQEALAALRELRDVVAEGERGRELVAAVPGSADALLDVFVSSATSAPENSAAALDVISSLRLPERCLARAVDRDGAALVGALVSTLQGHSGPDADAASRARAAVLLADVMACMSPSRAASLPEQAFVEAVRLLRGDDGMGASTSMATKAALRVLAGATAHGRNRVKAAEAGAVAALVDMLLLVNGERRRAWCELALCALNRLCGCAEGRAALVAHGAGVAAVGAWVAGASMAASAKAVRVLRSIARHTATVAVVQEMAATGAVGKLCLVAASVPEEEWQWCDERTRERARETLRLHARAWRSSPCLHPTLQALYPC, translated from the coding sequence ATGGAGGAGGTGGAGGTTCCGTCCTACTTCGTGTGCCCCATCACGCTGGACGTCATGCGCGACCCCGTCACGCTCCCCACCGGCATCACCTACGACCGCCACGCCATCCACCGCTGgctccgcctcgccgcctcctGCCCGCTCACCAAGCTGCCCGTCGCGCCGGACTGCGAGCCCACGCCCAACCACACGCTCTGCCGCCTCATCCGCTCCTGGTGCGCCCTCCACCGCCCCGACGACGCCGTCGACCATACGATGAAGTCGGCCCCTGCCGACTGCGCCCGCCTCGCCGCGCTGGTGTCGCGTCTCGCCGACGCGAAGAACAAGAGACCGTCGCAAGAGGCCCTCGCTGCGCTCCGCGAGCTTAGGGACGTCGTGGCGGAGGGCGAGCGCGGTAGGGAACTCGTCGCCGCCGTACCCGGCTCGGCGGACGCGCTGCTCGACGTCTTCGTCTCGTCTGCGACGTCCGCGCCAGAGAACTCCGCCGCGGCACTCGACGTCATCTCCTCGCTCCGGCTCCCGGAGCGGTGCCTGGCGCGCGCCGTCGACAGGGATGGCGCGGCGCTGGTCGGCGCGCTCGTCTCCACCCTGCAGGGACACTCCGGCCCCGACGCGGATGCGGCGTCCCGGGCACGCGCAGCCGTGCTCCTGGCGGACGTGATGGCGTGCATGTCGCCGAGCAGGGCGGCGTCGCTCCCGGAGCAGGCGTTCGTCGAGGCTGTGCGGCTGCTCCGCGGCGACGACGGCATGGGCGCCTCGACCTCGATGGCGACCAAGGCGGCGCTGCGGGTGCTTGCAGGCGCGACCGCCCACGGGCggaaccgagtgaaggcagcggagGCCGGCGCGGTGGCTGCGCTCGTGGACATGCTGCTGCTCgtgaacggcgagcggcggcgtgcGTGGTGCGAGCTGGCGCTGTGCGCGCTGAACCGGCTGTGCGGGTGCGCGGAGGGCCGCGCAGCGCTGGTGGCGCACGGAGCCGGCGTGGCAGCCGTGGGCGCGTGGGTGGCCGGGGCGTCGATGGCGGCTAGCGCGAAGGCGGTGCGGGTGCTCCGATCAATCGCCCGGCACACGGCCACGGTGGCGGTGGTGCAGGAGATGGCAGCGACGGGCGCGGTGGGGAAGCTGTGCCTGGTGGCGGCGTCGGTGCCGGAGGAGGAGTGGCAGTGGTGCGACGAGAGGACGAGGGAGCGGGCACGGGAGACGCTCCGGCTGCACGCCAGGGCGTGGCGGAGCTCGCCGTGCTTGCATCCTACCCTCCAGGCCCTCTACCCTTGCTAA